The following coding sequences lie in one Daphnia pulex isolate KAP4 chromosome 1, ASM2113471v1 genomic window:
- the LOC124192978 gene encoding cell cycle control protein 50A-like, producing the protein MTDHSGNSLPSSVSRKPSNSAFKQQRLPAWQPILTAGTVLPTFFIIGVAFIPIGIGLLHFSNNVKEFVYDYTDCISQENSSLSCANILETNITKACTCVLPVNLTDIFEGDVYIYYGLSNFYQNHRRYVKSRDDHQLLGTLGPVSNECDPFARYPDPNNPSIIKQVVPCGAIANSIFNDTLTLKREDGNPVPVLNTGIAWPSDKQMKFRNPPNSQTNLSEVYKDYVKPQNWRKNIWELDPINPENNGLQNEDLIVWMRTAALPTFRKLYRRLNRTAEGYNSGLKAGNYILNVEYNYPVKSFAGSKRIIISTTSLLGSKNPFLGIGYIVVGCIVLLLGIVFLIIHIKYGKSNSEMTNVTPRSPYQ; encoded by the exons ATGACAGATCATTCGGGAAATTCATTGCCGTCATCGGTTTCTCGAAAGCCATCAA ATAGCGCTTTCAAGCAGCAGCGATTACCAGCTTGGCAGCCCATTCTCACTGCCGGAACAGTATTGCCCACTTTCTTCATAATTGGAGTTGCTTTCATTCCAATTGGAATCGGTTTACTGCACTTTTCCAACAAT GTGAAAGAGTTTGTCTATGATTACACCGACTGCATCAGCCAAGAGAATTCTTCCTTGTCATGTGCAAACATTTTGGAAACGAACATAACCAAAGCTTGTACTTGTGTCCTACCTGTCAATTTGACGGACATATTTGAA GGTGATGTGTACATCTACTATGGCCTAAGTAACTTTTACCAAAACCATCGTCGATACGTCAAATCAAGAGACGACCATCAGTTGCTGGGAACACTTGGTCCCGTCTCCAATGAATGTGATCCCTTTGCCCGTTATCCTGATCCGAACAACCCGTCAATCATCAAGCAAGTTGTGCCCTGTGGTGCCATAGCCAACTCAATTTTCAACG ATACCCTGACGCTAAAGAGGGAAGATGGTAATCCTGTTCCTGTTCTTAACACTGGGATTGCTTGGCCGTCTGAcaagcaaatgaaatttaggAACCCACCCAACAGCCAAACCAATCTAAGTGAAg TTTACAAGGATTATGTCAAGCCACAGAACTGGAGAAAGAACATTTGGGAGCTGGACCCCATCAATCCTGAAAACAATGGTTTACAAAACGAAGATTTGATTGTTTGGATGAGGACTGCTGCCTTGCCGACCTTTCGCAAGTTGTACCGCCGTCTAAACCGTACTGCCGAAGGCTACAATTCGGGACTGAAAGCCGGGAACTATATTCTTAACGTGGAATACA ATTACCCGGTGAAATCGTTTGCCGGCAGTAAGCGGATCATCATTTCTACAACTTCGTTGCTCGGTAGCAAAAATCCTTTCCTCGGCATCGGTTACATCGTTGTGGGCTGCATCGTTCTTCTCCTAGGCATAGTGTTCCTCATCATCCATATTAAATATGGCAAAAG CAATAGCGAAATGACCAACGTGACTCCGCGTTCACCTTACCAGTAA